One segment of Formicincola oecophyllae DNA contains the following:
- a CDS encoding ABC transporter ATP-binding protein, with protein MTNPTPPATTMTLAWRIFREEVTPHSCLLGAMVLLTMLMGSLTAAYPVVIKKAIDMFTAHDRRILYQVPLLVMGVTGAKALAQYGQNVAVQTMVMKVMRNLQKRMFAHTLAADVAWLEREAPAQWSARFTSDALAIREALTRSVNALGDVITLAGLVVAMVWMDWELSLAAIVLYPLASVPVQRLGRAVRRSASGAQEQMGQTAALLTESFALARQVRTYGLEAHEEARAGRAFARLHDTFLRIACNRARLDPMLEVIGGAAIAFVLGFAGWRAATGGATLGGFTAFVAALFASSRPLRSLGSLNTALQEGMGGMARVFAVIDEPPAIRQHPGAKALPPGQGTLRFEHVCHSYDDGRSALEDVSFEIPAGTMVAFAGPSGAGKSTLLSLVPRLHDPSSGRIMLDGTDISTVNLPSLRASMAYVCQETALFDMSVRDNILLGRPTATLSEFKAACAAAAIDFLDDLPGGADFRVGPDGQRLSGGQAQRVALARALVRQPRLLLLDEATSALDAATEARVLAAITAMRAGRTTLLVAHRHAAIKAAQRVIHLEQGKVVEPS; from the coding sequence GTGACAAATCCCACCCCCCCTGCCACCACCATGACGCTTGCATGGCGCATTTTCCGTGAGGAAGTGACGCCCCATTCGTGTCTGTTGGGGGCCATGGTGCTGCTGACTATGCTGATGGGCAGCCTGACGGCGGCTTACCCTGTAGTCATCAAGAAGGCCATTGACATGTTCACCGCCCACGACAGGCGCATTCTCTACCAGGTGCCGTTGCTGGTCATGGGGGTGACAGGCGCCAAGGCGCTTGCGCAGTACGGGCAGAATGTCGCTGTTCAGACCATGGTCATGAAGGTGATGAGAAACCTGCAGAAACGCATGTTCGCCCACACTTTAGCCGCTGACGTAGCGTGGCTGGAACGTGAGGCGCCAGCGCAGTGGAGCGCGCGTTTCACATCAGATGCCCTGGCCATCAGGGAAGCGCTGACCCGTTCAGTCAACGCGTTGGGTGACGTCATCACCTTGGCTGGCCTTGTCGTGGCCATGGTGTGGATGGACTGGGAGCTGAGCCTGGCCGCCATTGTGCTGTACCCCCTCGCTTCTGTCCCGGTGCAGCGCCTGGGGCGTGCGGTGCGGCGTAGCGCTTCCGGCGCGCAGGAGCAGATGGGCCAGACAGCAGCCCTTCTGACGGAGAGCTTCGCCCTAGCGCGGCAAGTGCGCACCTATGGTCTGGAGGCCCACGAGGAAGCCAGGGCTGGCAGGGCTTTCGCCAGGCTCCATGACACGTTCCTGCGCATTGCGTGCAACCGCGCCAGGCTGGACCCTATGTTGGAGGTCATCGGTGGCGCGGCCATCGCTTTTGTGCTGGGTTTCGCAGGCTGGCGGGCGGCCACAGGCGGGGCGACACTGGGGGGATTTACGGCGTTTGTAGCGGCCTTGTTTGCCTCATCGCGCCCTTTGCGGTCTTTGGGGTCGCTCAACACGGCTTTGCAGGAAGGAATGGGGGGCATGGCGCGCGTGTTCGCTGTTATTGATGAGCCACCCGCCATCCGCCAGCACCCTGGCGCCAAGGCCCTGCCGCCTGGGCAGGGTACGTTGCGTTTCGAGCATGTATGTCACAGCTATGATGATGGCCGCAGTGCGCTGGAGGATGTCAGTTTTGAAATCCCAGCAGGCACCATGGTGGCTTTCGCAGGGCCTTCCGGCGCTGGCAAATCCACCTTGCTTTCCCTGGTCCCGCGCCTTCACGACCCCTCATCAGGGCGCATCATGCTGGATGGCACTGACATCAGCACAGTGAATCTGCCGTCACTGCGGGCATCCATGGCTTATGTGTGCCAGGAAACGGCGCTTTTCGACATGAGCGTGCGTGACAACATCCTTTTGGGGCGCCCAACAGCCACTTTAAGTGAATTCAAAGCTGCCTGCGCAGCAGCGGCGATTGATTTCCTGGATGACCTGCCAGGTGGGGCTGATTTCCGTGTGGGGCCTGATGGCCAGCGCCTTTCAGGGGGGCAGGCCCAGCGTGTGGCCTTGGCGCGCGCCCTTGTCAGGCAGCCACGCCTGCTGCTGCTGGATGAGGCGACTTCAGCCCTTGACGCTGCTACGGAAGCGCGCGTTCTGGCGGCCATCACTGCGATGCGCGCCGGCAGGACAACCCTTTTGGTGGCGCACCGCCACGCCGCCATCAAGGCAGCGCAGCGCGTTATCCACCTGGAGCAAGGCAAGGTGGTGGAGCCTTCTTGA
- the gpmI gene encoding 2,3-bisphosphoglycerate-independent phosphoglycerate mutase, whose protein sequence is MSQPKQRPVMLTILDGFGYRDDSADNAVRMAHMPVFNKLWNEFPHSLLEASGEAVGLPAGQIGNSEVGHMNIGGGRVVLQDLPRITKACQDGSIAQNPVLVGFIDALKKSGGTCQLLGLCSKGGVHSYQEHIVALAKTVAAAGIPVVLHLFSDGRDVAPESGIEYFKEVMAELPKGVTIGTVGGRYYGMDRDNRWDREKLAFDAIRYGEGPHFPNPIAVLEDQYKKDSRGDEFVIPAVIDGYKGMKDGDGLLSANFRADRIRQIMDALVLPNFDGFDRGPGNPIKWAAVATMTAYSDTLSSYVQVLFPPEILTETLGQIVSENGLKQIRMAETEKYPHVTYFFNGGQEKKFPGEDRMLVASPKVATYDLQPEMSEPELADDAVKAINSGKYDMIVLNFANPDMVGHSGRLDAAIKACEAVDNGLGKIIEAIKKQNGVFLLTADHGNCEVMKNPKTGKPQTAHTTNPVPFLVADWKPGFQFKLENGALCDIAPTMLQIMGLKQPAQMTGHSLIVKED, encoded by the coding sequence ATGTCCCAGCCCAAACAGCGCCCTGTGATGCTGACCATCCTTGATGGCTTCGGTTACCGTGACGACAGCGCCGACAACGCTGTGCGCATGGCCCACATGCCCGTGTTCAACAAGCTGTGGAACGAATTCCCGCACAGCCTCCTGGAAGCCAGCGGCGAAGCCGTGGGGCTGCCCGCCGGCCAGATCGGCAACTCCGAGGTCGGCCACATGAACATCGGCGGTGGCCGCGTTGTCCTGCAGGACCTGCCGCGCATCACCAAAGCGTGCCAGGATGGCTCCATCGCCCAAAACCCTGTCCTGGTCGGCTTCATTGACGCGCTGAAAAAGTCTGGCGGCACGTGCCAGCTCCTTGGGCTGTGCTCCAAAGGTGGCGTGCACTCCTACCAGGAACACATCGTGGCGCTGGCCAAGACTGTGGCTGCCGCTGGCATCCCCGTTGTGCTGCACCTGTTCAGCGATGGGCGCGACGTTGCCCCTGAATCAGGCATTGAGTACTTCAAGGAAGTCATGGCCGAACTACCCAAGGGCGTGACCATCGGCACTGTTGGCGGCCGTTACTACGGCATGGACCGTGACAACCGCTGGGACCGTGAGAAGCTTGCCTTCGACGCCATCCGTTATGGTGAAGGCCCGCACTTCCCCAACCCCATCGCTGTGCTGGAAGACCAGTACAAGAAAGATAGCCGTGGTGACGAGTTCGTCATCCCCGCCGTTATCGATGGCTACAAGGGCATGAAGGATGGTGACGGCCTGCTGTCAGCCAACTTCCGCGCTGACCGCATCCGCCAGATCATGGATGCGCTGGTCCTGCCTAACTTCGACGGCTTCGACCGTGGTCCTGGCAACCCCATCAAATGGGCTGCTGTCGCGACCATGACCGCTTACTCAGACACGCTCTCCAGCTATGTCCAGGTCCTGTTCCCACCAGAAATCTTGACGGAGACACTGGGTCAGATCGTCTCTGAGAACGGCCTCAAGCAGATCCGCATGGCCGAGACGGAGAAGTACCCCCACGTCACCTACTTCTTCAATGGTGGCCAGGAGAAGAAGTTCCCAGGCGAGGACCGCATGCTTGTGGCCTCCCCCAAGGTCGCGACCTATGACCTGCAGCCTGAGATGAGCGAGCCTGAGCTGGCGGACGATGCCGTCAAGGCCATCAATTCCGGCAAGTACGACATGATCGTCCTGAATTTCGCTAACCCGGACATGGTTGGCCATTCAGGCCGCCTGGACGCCGCCATCAAAGCCTGTGAAGCTGTGGACAATGGCTTGGGCAAAATCATTGAAGCCATCAAGAAGCAGAATGGCGTGTTCCTGCTGACGGCGGACCACGGCAACTGCGAGGTGATGAAAAACCCCAAGACCGGCAAACCCCAGACGGCCCACACCACCAACCCGGTGCCTTTCCTGGTGGCTGACTGGAAGCCTGGCTTCCAGTTCAAGCTGGAGAACGGCGCGCTTTGCGACATCGCCCCAACCATGCTGCAAATCATGGGGCTGAAGCAGCCAGCGCAGATGACCGGTCATTCCCTGATCGTCAAGGAAGACTGA
- a CDS encoding RNA pyrophosphohydrolase: MTDPSTLPYRRNAGIALFNHCGELFLAKRTDLAGNVWQFPQGGIDEDETPLEAAWREMGEETGTNDAVLLGSLPEWVRYDLPANLVGQALGGRYRGQEQKWFVFGFTGQDSAINLTLQTPPEFSAWRWVKPADVLSGAYDLGFKKELYSQIIPQLVQVFEGAAHASDAEARQWAEKAKAWVAASQG, translated from the coding sequence ATGACGGACCCAAGCACCCTACCCTACAGGCGTAATGCCGGCATTGCCCTTTTCAATCATTGTGGGGAGCTTTTCCTGGCCAAGCGCACCGACCTTGCCGGCAATGTATGGCAATTCCCCCAAGGTGGCATTGACGAGGACGAAACCCCCCTTGAAGCAGCCTGGCGTGAAATGGGCGAGGAAACCGGCACTAATGACGCCGTCCTGCTGGGCAGCCTGCCTGAGTGGGTGCGCTATGACCTGCCAGCCAACCTGGTAGGGCAGGCACTGGGGGGACGCTACCGTGGCCAGGAGCAGAAATGGTTCGTGTTCGGCTTCACAGGGCAGGACAGTGCTATCAACCTCACTTTGCAGACCCCGCCTGAATTCAGCGCCTGGCGCTGGGTGAAGCCAGCTGACGTCCTTTCAGGGGCCTATGATTTGGGCTTCAAGAAGGAGCTTTACAGCCAAATCATTCCCCAGTTGGTGCAGGTGTTTGAAGGGGCGGCGCACGCCAGCGATGCTGAGGCACGCCAATGGGCTGAAAAAGCCAAGGCCTGGGTTGCTGCCAGCCAAGGGTGA
- a CDS encoding S41 family peptidase, which yields MTCSRPSLSRLARVRLAGFGLCGVLGFALASQAWAQPPANQGRFLLALDEATPTPPAPAQALPAAPTKKPVGQATVPPAASGEGEDDDQQGKGSDANNAETVRLLTLFGTVMDIVRAEYVQPMTYKKLINNALNGMVGDLDPHSAYMSPEQFKEMQDEMGGQFGGLGLQIQSDAKHLRIVSPIDGTPAAKAGLKPGEVILDVDGKSVADMNVDQAVKKMRGKPGTKVTLTLLDPKTGKTRTVTLTRQIIHVQVVRAALYGPVAYIRISEFGDHVAKEVRKAWEKLQEDAQKKHVHIIGLVLDVRSDPGGKLDQVIAVCRDFIKQGEIVSIRGRHPENNQHWEAKGRDITHGLPIVVLTNAGSASASEILAGAIKDHHRGLIMGQRTFGKGSVQTIIPIADQGALRLTTARYYTPSGQSIQGHGITPDIPVAESADDDSFYTYHESDLAHVLSNVGSKKAAAEVATLPPAARTIPKEPPKGWPAYDPTNPKTDFQLQQALHLLHAETNTPEPRVEVTSATLTPHKEGVPASKAAPAKVPAKPAPAQHAVP from the coding sequence ATGACATGTTCCCGCCCCTCCCTGTCTCGTCTTGCCAGAGTGCGCCTGGCCGGATTTGGCCTCTGCGGCGTTCTGGGATTCGCCCTGGCCAGCCAGGCATGGGCGCAGCCCCCCGCCAACCAAGGGCGCTTCCTGCTGGCCCTGGATGAAGCCACCCCAACGCCCCCAGCCCCTGCGCAGGCTTTGCCTGCCGCCCCAACCAAGAAGCCAGTGGGGCAGGCCACTGTACCCCCAGCCGCTTCTGGGGAGGGGGAGGATGACGACCAGCAAGGCAAAGGTTCAGACGCCAACAACGCTGAAACTGTCCGCCTGCTAACGCTGTTTGGAACCGTCATGGACATTGTGCGCGCTGAGTATGTGCAGCCCATGACATACAAGAAGCTCATCAACAATGCGCTCAATGGCATGGTGGGGGACCTTGACCCGCATTCAGCCTATATGTCGCCTGAGCAATTCAAGGAGATGCAGGACGAGATGGGCGGTCAGTTCGGCGGCCTGGGACTGCAGATCCAGTCAGATGCTAAGCATCTGCGCATCGTCTCCCCCATTGACGGCACACCTGCTGCCAAAGCTGGATTGAAACCAGGGGAAGTCATCCTAGATGTGGACGGCAAATCCGTGGCTGACATGAATGTCGACCAGGCCGTGAAGAAAATGCGCGGCAAGCCTGGCACCAAAGTGACTTTGACGTTGCTTGACCCCAAAACAGGCAAAACGCGCACTGTCACCCTCACGCGCCAAATCATCCACGTTCAGGTGGTGCGCGCTGCCCTTTACGGGCCGGTGGCCTATATACGCATCAGTGAATTTGGCGACCATGTGGCCAAGGAAGTACGCAAAGCCTGGGAAAAACTGCAGGAAGACGCCCAGAAAAAACATGTGCACATTATAGGCCTTGTCCTTGACGTGCGCTCCGACCCCGGCGGGAAACTGGACCAGGTCATTGCCGTGTGCCGCGACTTCATCAAGCAGGGGGAGATTGTCTCTATCCGGGGGCGCCACCCTGAAAACAACCAGCATTGGGAAGCCAAAGGGCGCGACATCACCCATGGGCTGCCCATTGTGGTGCTGACCAACGCTGGCTCCGCCTCCGCCAGCGAGATTCTGGCTGGCGCTATCAAGGACCACCACCGGGGCCTCATCATGGGGCAGCGCACCTTTGGCAAAGGCTCTGTGCAAACCATCATCCCCATTGCCGACCAGGGCGCGTTGCGCCTCACGACAGCGCGCTACTACACGCCTTCTGGGCAATCCATCCAAGGCCACGGCATCACGCCAGACATCCCTGTGGCTGAAAGCGCTGATGACGATTCATTCTACACCTACCATGAATCGGACCTCGCCCATGTGCTGAGCAATGTCGGCAGCAAAAAAGCCGCTGCGGAAGTAGCCACCTTGCCGCCAGCGGCACGGACCATCCCCAAAGAGCCGCCAAAAGGCTGGCCGGCTTATGACCCCACCAACCCCAAAACAGATTTCCAGCTTCAGCAGGCCCTCCACCTGCTTCATGCTGAAACCAACACCCCTGAACCACGTGTGGAGGTGACGTCTGCCACCCTCACGCCCCACAAAGAAGGGGTTCCTGCCAGCAAAGCTGCTCCAGCCAAAGTTCCAGCCAAGCCAGCGCCAGCTCAGCACGCAGTGCCTTAA
- a CDS encoding FUSC family protein encodes MANRQTSPPTGPEQPQAPLGGVKVPGRPPLPWWRLYRPALPPGFLFTLRTTVACLLALGLALPMELDSPAWAPLTAWVVAQDTSGRSLSKAYWRTLGTLAGLTAALTLAAIFPQGFWLFYLGLGGWVIVCVTLAGLEVSFRSYGWALAGFTCVIITMSAAPNAGNVFNIAVARTSYILLGIGCEMAVEAVFSGDPVLKAHKRLAAGLQRATTSVCSVLRQLAEGVDSPDSIGAATTLAEQEIARMLVFQEDLEFIAIELGPDGRAMAERAQLALGALAAALSHLLGASIIRNATPHDNAAHKAFLAELDAFTNRYEQTMHVWSAQPPPKAARAKNGLPASQAVAADLAPLLQKLDGLRGVSQGLAREAPLSAPEKLHLFTLAEVLDDLAIAAHEMAGPSLALPVPHPWCDRQLALLGGVRSALCIVVTGFIAEVTAWSEGMSFIAYATVVCCVYSPRANAEGAAMGWLKGTLCAAAMAWFLVTVMIPTIKTYEPLALVFGLALMTACKARATPSTMYAGIIYGFMLFLMSGLSNHHDMDELSYYNRALCMCLSATTAVLMFKLFFPFNLGKLAFRARRSLLHDLAGLWQEFRTQTGRGRAPLRQVNHPVCLRTGPHSYEWINHSLARFAQIATRGPVEGDPLVRKWLAGLLGTLSLGLNVIRCERFIHEGGFPQLLRQQFQSCLDLLMPRAAHFPSALPKAREGEIRERFETALSALDSNVRQFTATSQAPLLNQKLTEALFCLLLIAALEERYCDFLNPSQAMATEAPGPG; translated from the coding sequence ATGGCCAACCGCCAGACATCCCCGCCCACAGGCCCTGAACAGCCCCAAGCGCCTTTGGGAGGGGTGAAGGTTCCAGGGCGGCCGCCTTTGCCTTGGTGGCGGCTGTACCGGCCTGCCCTGCCGCCTGGGTTCTTGTTTACGCTGCGCACCACAGTGGCGTGCCTGCTGGCCCTTGGCCTAGCACTGCCTATGGAACTGGACAGTCCCGCCTGGGCCCCGCTGACAGCCTGGGTGGTGGCCCAGGACACATCAGGCCGCAGCCTTTCCAAAGCTTATTGGCGCACTTTGGGCACTTTGGCAGGCTTGACGGCTGCGCTGACGCTAGCTGCCATTTTCCCGCAGGGGTTCTGGCTGTTCTACCTGGGGCTTGGCGGCTGGGTCATTGTGTGTGTGACGTTGGCTGGGCTGGAGGTGAGCTTCCGCTCTTATGGCTGGGCCTTGGCGGGCTTCACCTGCGTCATCATCACCATGTCAGCTGCGCCAAACGCCGGCAACGTGTTTAACATTGCAGTGGCGCGGACCAGCTACATCCTGTTGGGCATCGGGTGTGAAATGGCTGTGGAAGCCGTGTTTTCAGGCGATCCTGTCCTCAAGGCCCATAAACGGCTGGCTGCGGGGCTGCAAAGGGCAACCACAAGCGTGTGCAGCGTTCTGCGCCAATTGGCTGAAGGGGTGGACAGCCCTGACAGTATTGGTGCCGCCACCACCCTGGCCGAACAGGAAATAGCCCGCATGCTGGTCTTCCAGGAGGATTTGGAGTTCATCGCCATAGAGCTGGGGCCTGATGGGCGCGCCATGGCCGAACGGGCCCAGCTGGCGTTGGGCGCGCTTGCAGCCGCCCTTTCCCATTTGCTAGGGGCCAGCATCATCAGGAACGCCACCCCCCATGATAACGCCGCGCACAAGGCATTCCTAGCTGAGCTGGACGCTTTCACAAACCGTTATGAACAGACCATGCACGTTTGGTCGGCGCAGCCGCCCCCTAAAGCAGCGCGCGCCAAAAATGGCCTGCCAGCAAGCCAGGCCGTGGCGGCGGATTTGGCGCCGTTGTTGCAGAAACTGGATGGGCTTCGTGGGGTCAGTCAGGGCCTGGCCCGCGAAGCCCCCCTCAGCGCGCCAGAGAAATTGCATTTGTTCACTTTGGCTGAGGTCCTGGACGACCTGGCCATTGCAGCCCATGAAATGGCCGGGCCAAGCCTTGCGCTGCCTGTTCCCCACCCGTGGTGCGACCGGCAGCTGGCGCTCCTGGGGGGGGTGAGGAGTGCCCTGTGCATTGTCGTAACGGGGTTCATCGCTGAGGTCACGGCTTGGTCTGAAGGCATGTCCTTCATCGCTTATGCCACTGTGGTGTGCTGCGTCTATAGTCCGCGCGCCAATGCTGAAGGCGCCGCCATGGGTTGGTTAAAGGGCACGCTGTGCGCTGCTGCCATGGCCTGGTTTCTGGTAACGGTGATGATCCCCACCATCAAGACCTACGAACCCCTGGCGCTGGTGTTCGGCCTTGCCTTGATGACAGCCTGCAAAGCCCGCGCCACGCCAAGCACCATGTATGCCGGCATTATTTACGGCTTTATGCTGTTTTTGATGAGTGGCCTCAGCAACCATCACGACATGGATGAGCTGAGCTACTACAACCGGGCGCTATGCATGTGCCTTTCCGCCACAACCGCTGTGCTGATGTTCAAGCTGTTCTTCCCCTTTAACCTGGGGAAGCTGGCTTTCAGGGCGCGCCGCTCACTGCTTCATGACCTTGCGGGGCTTTGGCAGGAATTCCGCACGCAAACGGGGCGGGGGCGCGCCCCCCTGCGGCAAGTCAACCATCCGGTGTGCCTGCGCACGGGCCCTCATTCCTATGAATGGATCAACCATTCCCTGGCGCGTTTTGCGCAAATCGCCACGCGCGGCCCTGTTGAAGGTGACCCTTTGGTGCGGAAATGGTTGGCAGGGCTTTTGGGCACCCTTTCATTGGGGCTGAACGTCATCCGCTGCGAACGCTTCATCCATGAAGGCGGTTTCCCGCAGCTGTTGCGCCAACAGTTCCAAAGCTGCCTTGATCTGCTCATGCCGCGCGCTGCCCATTTCCCCTCAGCCCTCCCCAAGGCAAGGGAGGGGGAGATCCGTGAGCGGTTTGAGACAGCCCTGAGCGCACTTGACAGCAACGTGCGCCAATTCACAGCCACCAGCCAAGCCCCCTTGCTAAACCAGAAACTGACTGAAGCCCTGTTCTGCCTGTTGCTGATTGCCGCTTTGGAGGAACGCTACTGCGACTTCCTCAACCCCAGCCAAGCTATGGCCACAGAAGCGCCTGGACCTGGCTGA
- a CDS encoding murein hydrolase activator EnvC family protein, with protein MRFRLFPVGAPFWRLAIAAAVFELQGVAAWNAAQARPRLPNHGSAVAAARAMVQTANQQQRAVRTSLATCQRDIAALKGRLATTEQNLSQAQRQRSSMLAALLNNKHNTLLGPLVKVATKRLNDLQTRKAQQEIDLSALEGRQAQLKGKLAQTQHAAQQGARALKQALAAPPPTAAPKPKSPPPAPNPPSKAAHAAPSAKTSRTAPRQAIPHTTPPAHADTMPNPGHGLRPGSALVPVHGRLRSTWHSATPDGPSQGISYVTPRNSLVLAPCAGKVVFAAPFNFYGNTIILDCGQSMHFVLAGLGTISADKNDPTVRGESIGAMGEGRTTLFVQLRHGDSPINPAPWLERGGRPQP; from the coding sequence TTGCGTTTCCGGCTTTTTCCTGTTGGGGCGCCCTTTTGGCGCCTGGCCATTGCAGCGGCTGTCTTTGAGCTGCAGGGGGTGGCTGCCTGGAATGCGGCTCAGGCGCGCCCTCGCCTCCCCAACCATGGCAGCGCTGTGGCGGCGGCGCGCGCCATGGTGCAGACAGCCAACCAACAACAACGGGCCGTTCGCACCAGTTTGGCAACTTGCCAACGCGACATCGCCGCGTTAAAGGGGCGCCTGGCCACTACAGAGCAAAATCTTTCACAAGCCCAACGCCAGCGCAGCTCCATGTTGGCAGCGCTGCTCAACAACAAGCACAACACGCTTTTGGGGCCTTTGGTCAAAGTGGCCACCAAACGCCTCAACGACCTCCAAACCCGCAAAGCGCAGCAGGAAATAGACCTCAGCGCGCTGGAAGGGCGCCAAGCCCAGCTCAAAGGGAAGCTGGCCCAAACCCAGCATGCAGCCCAACAGGGTGCAAGGGCACTCAAACAGGCCCTTGCTGCGCCCCCACCAACTGCTGCACCCAAACCCAAATCACCCCCACCAGCGCCAAACCCACCAAGCAAAGCGGCGCATGCTGCCCCCTCAGCCAAGACGTCCCGTACAGCTCCCCGCCAAGCCATCCCCCATACCACTCCCCCAGCGCACGCCGACACAATGCCCAACCCAGGCCATGGATTGCGCCCTGGAAGCGCGCTTGTGCCTGTTCATGGGCGTTTGCGCAGCACATGGCATAGCGCCACACCTGACGGACCGTCCCAAGGCATAAGCTATGTCACACCCCGCAACAGCCTCGTGCTGGCGCCTTGCGCTGGCAAGGTGGTGTTCGCAGCGCCCTTCAACTTCTACGGCAACACCATCATTCTAGACTGTGGCCAATCCATGCATTTTGTGCTGGCAGGGCTGGGCACCATAAGCGCTGACAAAAACGACCCCACAGTGCGCGGTGAGTCCATCGGCGCCATGGGGGAAGGGCGCACCACCCTGTTTGTGCAGTTGCGCCATGGCGACAGCCCCATCAACCCTGCCCCTTGGCTGGAACGTGGCGGCCGGCCCCAGCCATGA
- the msrB gene encoding peptide-methionine (R)-S-oxide reductase MsrB translates to MNNRSPASAPSPSLKTASDPFMAAARRAVLEGATEPPFSSPLNQEGRAGLYSCAGCGAPLYKSSAKFPTSCGWPGFTQGTEGAIATRADHSHNMTRTEIHCARCGGHLGHVFDDGPTAQEHPEGTTMRHCVNGLALDFTPSGA, encoded by the coding sequence ATGAACAACCGCTCCCCAGCAAGCGCCCCCAGCCCCTCCCTCAAAACGGCCTCTGACCCTTTTATGGCTGCCGCCAGGCGCGCTGTGTTGGAGGGCGCCACAGAGCCACCCTTCTCAAGCCCCCTCAACCAGGAGGGGCGCGCTGGCCTTTACAGCTGCGCTGGCTGTGGCGCGCCCCTTTATAAAAGCAGCGCCAAGTTCCCCACTAGCTGTGGCTGGCCTGGCTTCACCCAGGGCACTGAAGGCGCCATTGCCACACGGGCTGACCACAGCCACAACATGACCCGCACAGAAATCCACTGCGCGCGTTGCGGGGGGCATTTAGGCCATGTTTTTGACGATGGCCCCACCGCCCAGGAGCACCCCGAAGGCACAACCATGCGCCATTGCGTCAATGGCCTAGCCTTGGATTTCACGCCTTCAGGGGCCTGA
- a CDS encoding CCA tRNA nucleotidyltransferase, translating into MNSGASPAHPQAIVAPTTVDATLLPPAMADAWQAMGKILPEGRMAGGCVRDLLLGRAVHDLDIAVPLPPEVVMARAAKGEMRTVPTGLDHGTVTVLVTTASGTVPVEVTTLRRDVETDGRHAVVAWTDDWREDAARRDFTINALYADYEGQVSDYFGGLEDLRAGRVRFVGVAKTRIQEDALRMMRFFRFTARYGQQVDQEGLEVIRELAPLASTLSAERVAAELLRLLAGPERNLQTILEHMVSTGILDSWLGQQRPQAVPGTLGGALNKALEVPGLGAHESGPTLLRLAAFAPDGQAGAQLKLSRKAQNFLQALQVPLPQAQSTAVVRPALAERGLAAVVGRAVLEQWPLVALEALAVEPVPTFTLTGRDGLAHGLAAGPELGQALKACRQWWLNHDCQPSMEACRAWLAEQAGAGRFSTFSTMA; encoded by the coding sequence ATGAATTCTGGCGCGTCCCCAGCACACCCACAGGCCATTGTGGCGCCCACTACAGTGGACGCCACGTTGTTGCCCCCTGCCATGGCTGATGCGTGGCAGGCCATGGGCAAAATCCTGCCAGAAGGGCGCATGGCAGGTGGCTGTGTACGTGACCTGCTTTTGGGGCGTGCTGTGCACGATTTGGACATTGCCGTGCCCCTCCCCCCTGAAGTCGTCATGGCGCGCGCCGCCAAAGGGGAGATGCGCACAGTGCCCACAGGCCTTGACCATGGCACGGTGACGGTGCTGGTCACCACAGCCAGCGGCACTGTCCCGGTGGAGGTCACCACCTTGCGCCGCGATGTGGAAACCGATGGTCGCCACGCCGTTGTAGCCTGGACAGATGATTGGCGCGAAGACGCAGCGCGGCGCGATTTCACCATCAATGCGCTTTACGCTGACTATGAAGGCCAGGTGAGCGATTATTTTGGTGGTCTGGAGGATTTGCGGGCTGGGCGCGTGCGTTTTGTGGGGGTGGCCAAGACCCGCATCCAGGAAGACGCGTTGCGGATGATGCGGTTTTTCCGCTTCACTGCCCGCTATGGTCAGCAGGTGGACCAGGAGGGGCTCGAGGTCATCAGGGAGCTTGCACCGTTGGCCAGCACCCTTTCAGCGGAACGCGTAGCTGCTGAGCTTCTGCGCCTATTGGCTGGGCCTGAACGCAACCTGCAGACCATTCTGGAGCACATGGTAAGCACGGGGATTTTGGACAGTTGGCTGGGCCAGCAGCGCCCCCAGGCAGTGCCAGGCACATTGGGTGGGGCCCTCAACAAAGCGCTTGAGGTCCCTGGCTTAGGCGCGCATGAGAGCGGCCCAACCCTCCTGCGTTTGGCAGCCTTCGCCCCTGATGGTCAGGCTGGGGCACAGTTGAAACTTTCGCGCAAGGCGCAGAACTTCCTGCAAGCCCTCCAGGTCCCGTTGCCACAGGCGCAGAGTACGGCCGTGGTGCGTCCTGCCTTGGCTGAGCGGGGCCTGGCCGCTGTGGTGGGGCGTGCTGTGCTGGAGCAATGGCCGCTGGTAGCGCTGGAAGCCCTGGCTGTGGAGCCTGTGCCAACTTTTACCCTGACAGGGCGCGATGGCCTGGCCCATGGCCTGGCAGCTGGCCCTGAGCTAGGGCAGGCCTTGAAAGCGTGCAGGCAGTGGTGGCTTAACCATGATTGCCAACCCAGCATGGAAGCTTGCAGGGCATGGTTGGCTGAACAGGCTGGCGCAGGCCGTTTCAGCACATTCAGCACCATGGCCTAA